In Flavobacterium luteolum, the DNA window ACAGTTTTAAAATTTAATTTTTAATTCCGTATCGCAATCTCTACATTTTACATTCGGAGCTATATTATAAAATGAGGTTTCTATGAAAAATAGCCCTAAATTAATTAGTAATTATGAGTACAAGAAGTTCTTTCTTCCCGATATAACCACTCACAATCTCTTTAATAATTCTAATGTACAACTGTACCGAATTGAAAACTATTTAAGGAAAATTGTAATACCAGTTAATCCTTACCAAACCACTTTCAACTTTCTAATTTTTGTTACAAAAGGATTTTTAAAACAACAGCTCGAAACATCTGTTTTTGAAATTAATGCTAACCAAGCGCTTAGCATTAAACAAGGAAATTTTACGGCAACCTTAGAATTATCAGATGATGTTGAAGGTTTTTTTGTTATTTATGAAAACGAGGTCATCACTGAAATTGCGTTGACTACAAGCGATCTAAACTTTTTTTATACTTCACCTTTTTCTATTTTAAACCCTAACCAAATCAATTGGCTTATCCGTTTATTTGAATTACTGGAAGAGGAATTGAACCAAACCGAACATATTAATGCAATTACTACAGCTCTTCTTCAATCTGCATTATTAAAAATTATACGAACAGAAAATACAGACA includes these proteins:
- a CDS encoding helix-turn-helix domain-containing protein, giving the protein MKNSPKLISNYEYKKFFLPDITTHNLFNNSNVQLYRIENYLRKIVIPVNPYQTTFNFLIFVTKGFLKQQLETSVFEINANQALSIKQGNFTATLELSDDVEGFFVIYENEVITEIALTTSDLNFFYTSPFSILNPNQINWLIRLFELLEEELNQTEHINAITTALLQSALLKIIRTENTDNKSLSRASFISFQFRELVQKNHIQHKNIDYYSNLLKISDNYLNKCVKETTGKAPKQWINEITIQHSQILLQDNSKEIAEIAFELHFQSPSYFSRMFKKVTGESPSDYRTQFLKH